DNA from Gammaproteobacteria bacterium:
CCGCTGCACTTCCTTCAGATCTGGATCCTGCCCGAGAAGGAAGGGCTCGAGCCGAGCTACGAGGAGAAGCGCTTTACCGAGGACGAGCGGCGAGGACGGCTGCGCCTGATCGGCTCGCGCGACGGCCGCGACGGCTCGGTCACGATTCATCAGGACGTGGATCTCTATGCGGGGCTGCTCGCCGACGGCGACGACGTGACGCACCGGCTCCGCCCGGGACGAAGAGCCTGGGTCCAGGTCGCGCGTGGGCCGGTGCGTGTGAACGGCGAGCACTTGGATACGGGCGACGGTGCGGCGATCGAGGACGAGACGGAGGTCAGGATTCAGAGCCTCTCCGAAGCCGAGGTGCTCCTGTTCGATCTGCCTTAGCCGGCGTCGCCGGCATCCTGCGCGCGCTCGGTGGCGAGCTCGCGATTCCCATTCGGAGCGGCCGGAAGCCTTTCGCAACGGCCGGAAATCGTTCACGAATGACT
Protein-coding regions in this window:
- a CDS encoding pirin family protein, encoding MLRVRFAEQRGHENRGWLDSFHTFSFADYYDPEHMGFGPLRVINEDRVQPGKGFGTHGHSDMEIVSYVLHGELEHRDSTGRESVLRPGWVQRMSAGTGVKHSELNHSSEEPLHFLQIWILPEKEGLEPSYEEKRFTEDERRGRLRLIGSRDGRDGSVTIHQDVDLYAGLLADGDDVTHRLRPGRRAWVQVARGPVRVNGEHLDTGDGAAIEDETEVRIQSLSEAEVLLFDLP